A stretch of the Chitiniphilus purpureus genome encodes the following:
- the epsF gene encoding chain length determinant protein EpsF, with translation MNLEQFFQVLKARFWISLLVFVLVVGTAMVVSLLLPKQYTAEVVLTVDSKAVDPINGLATPNVLAPDYMSTQAQIISSHGTALNVVDQLGLDKLPESREAFLKETEGRGEIRDWLAQSLLRSLEVEPAHESRVIYLNYTAPDPRFASVIANAFAQAYIKTVSNIRTSAAQQNSVFFEAQLKTLQANLERAQRNYSDYQRERGIVASDERLDTETQRLNDLSSQTVLAQSQTYDARARARGQDSAPDVLNNPLIQQLKSQLAQQQAKFDELAQKVGPNHPHYVAARAELEATRNELATLTRQYADGLSSAANNSASRQAALQGALAAQKERVLKLKSERTELEVLQRQVENAQRAYEQALDRYSQSMLESRSEATNISVLKAAPIPIKPSSPRLLLNLVLAILIGGLLGVGFALLFELLDRRVRTEHDIQHGLSLPVLGALSLAPPRRRRWARFSKSPAIQPA, from the coding sequence ATGAATCTTGAGCAGTTTTTCCAGGTGTTGAAGGCACGTTTCTGGATATCGTTGCTGGTGTTCGTACTGGTGGTCGGCACTGCAATGGTCGTCAGTTTGCTGTTGCCTAAACAGTACACGGCGGAGGTGGTGCTGACCGTAGATTCCAAGGCGGTCGATCCTATCAATGGTCTGGCCACCCCAAATGTACTGGCACCGGATTATATGAGTACGCAGGCGCAGATCATCAGCAGCCATGGTACGGCACTTAATGTTGTTGATCAGTTAGGGCTGGACAAGCTGCCAGAGTCGCGAGAGGCCTTTTTGAAAGAAACAGAAGGACGAGGCGAAATTCGCGACTGGTTGGCCCAGTCGCTGTTACGCTCGCTGGAGGTCGAGCCGGCTCACGAAAGCCGCGTAATCTATCTGAACTACACAGCACCTGATCCGCGTTTTGCTTCAGTGATCGCCAATGCCTTTGCCCAGGCATATATCAAGACGGTCAGTAATATCCGTACAAGTGCGGCACAGCAGAATTCAGTGTTCTTTGAAGCCCAGCTCAAGACGCTGCAAGCGAATCTGGAGCGTGCCCAACGCAATTACTCGGATTACCAACGCGAACGCGGCATTGTCGCGTCGGATGAAAGGCTTGATACCGAGACCCAGCGCTTGAATGACCTTTCGTCGCAAACAGTGCTTGCCCAGTCGCAGACCTATGATGCGCGCGCACGTGCACGCGGCCAGGATTCTGCGCCGGATGTGCTCAACAATCCGCTGATCCAGCAATTGAAAAGCCAACTGGCGCAGCAGCAGGCCAAGTTTGACGAGCTGGCGCAGAAGGTTGGGCCGAATCATCCCCACTACGTCGCGGCCAGGGCGGAGTTGGAAGCAACCCGCAACGAGCTTGCAACATTGACCCGGCAGTATGCCGACGGATTGTCGAGCGCAGCCAATAATTCCGCATCTCGACAGGCCGCACTGCAAGGTGCTTTAGCCGCGCAGAAGGAGCGGGTGCTCAAGCTCAAATCCGAGCGCACCGAGCTCGAAGTACTGCAGCGGCAGGTGGAAAACGCCCAACGCGCCTACGAACAAGCACTGGATCGCTATTCCCAATCGATGCTGGAAAGCCGTTCGGAAGCTACCAATATTTCTGTGCTGAAGGCTGCGCCGATACCGATCAAGCCATCCAGCCCCAGACTGCTGCTCAATCTGGTGTTGGCCATTTTGATCGGGGGCCTTCTTGGTGTGGGGTTTGCCTTGTTGTTCGAGCTGCTCGATCGGCGTGTGCGCACAGAGCATGACATCCAGCATGGACTATCCCTGCCGGTGCTGGGGGCCTTGTCGTTGGCACCGCCACGCCGCCGTCGTTGGGCACGGTTCTCGAAATCCCCTGCCATCCAACCCGCCTAG
- the epsE gene encoding polysaccharide export protein EpsE — protein sequence MMRGLWLRTLALCCALLIGLSATAAERSNEYLLGAGDVVKISVYDHPDLMVEAQLTQAGEISFPLLGTIRLAGMSFSQAEAHVASLLHKGGFVNKPSINVLITQYRSQRVAVLGEVSNPGRYALDSASTVIDALALAGGVNPNGGDLVVLTRGNERHEYSLAALLARDGSAQAVSVQAGDVLYVPRSAQVYVYGEVNRPGSFRLERNMTVMQAISVAGGYNVRASQKGLQVNRTKPDGSTELLEVKPTDLLRPNDVVFVREALF from the coding sequence ATGATGCGGGGGCTCTGGTTGCGCACGTTGGCGCTGTGCTGCGCGCTGCTGATCGGGCTGAGCGCCACGGCGGCCGAGCGGAGCAACGAATATCTGCTGGGGGCCGGTGACGTGGTGAAGATCAGCGTCTACGACCATCCCGACCTGATGGTCGAAGCCCAGCTCACCCAGGCCGGCGAGATCAGTTTCCCGCTGCTGGGCACGATCAGGCTGGCCGGCATGTCGTTCTCGCAGGCCGAGGCCCATGTCGCCTCGCTGCTGCACAAAGGCGGCTTCGTCAACAAACCCAGCATCAATGTGCTGATCACGCAATACCGGTCGCAGCGTGTCGCGGTCCTGGGTGAGGTGTCGAATCCAGGCCGCTATGCGCTCGACAGCGCTTCCACCGTGATCGATGCGCTGGCCCTTGCTGGCGGGGTCAATCCCAACGGTGGCGATCTCGTGGTGCTGACCCGCGGCAATGAACGCCACGAGTATTCGCTTGCCGCCCTGCTCGCGCGCGACGGCAGCGCCCAGGCAGTGTCGGTGCAAGCGGGCGATGTGCTGTATGTGCCGCGCAGCGCGCAGGTATACGTGTATGGCGAAGTCAACCGGCCGGGCTCATTCCGGCTGGAGCGCAACATGACGGTGATGCAGGCGATCTCAGTGGCGGGCGGCTACAACGTGCGCGCCTCGCAGAAGGGCCTGCAGGTGAACCGCACCAAGCCCGACGGCAGCACCGAGCTGCTGGAGGTCAAGCCCACCGACTTGTTGCGTCCCAACGACGTCGTGTTTGTGCGCGAAGCGCTGTTCTGA